Within Bdellovibrio bacteriovorus HD100, the genomic segment GAATAGCTAGGTATTTCTTGATGGTGAGAGTATGGATTATCCTTAAGTCCATCAATGATCATTTTGAGACCTTCCCATGAAATTGCATTTGGGGGGGATTTGTCCATTTGATAGATTGGGGTATAAATGGGATTTATCATTTTAAATAGATGATGTCTATTTTCGCCGTTTGAAAGCTCGGAAACTAATGTGAATGCTGCATGTGTTTGGTTTCCATAGATGCTTTGATATAGAGCGACGAACTTATCTTCGTCGCCTGGCATAGGTTCAAACATGTCTAAATAAATTTTTGGGAACCGTGTCTTTAAAATTGTTATCTTTATGGCCTCTTGAAGGTGGATCTTGTGTGCTCCGAACTTGAGGAGTGAGTGCAGGGAGATGGCAAATTGCTTTAAGTCGCGATAATTATTCAGAAGATAGTAATATTCGCTTTCAAAATTGGTCTTGGAAATTTCAGTAAGGTAGTGTTCCATGCCTTCTTGCTCAAGCACTCTCATGATATACTGTTTTGCTTGATTGTTGGACTGATTGTAGTCCAGCGCATGTACATGAAGTTCGTAGTCTATGTATTTTGCAAAGAAAGAGCTATGTCCGTGAGAAGAATCATGCAATAAGCTCTCAATTCGAACTCTGTCGTATAAAACAATTTGCTTAATTTTTGGAACGCCAGCGATTTTTCCAATTAAACGTAATGCGACGACGACCTCTTCAGGTTTTAGCCTGTCGAGATCGTCATATATAATTACGTACATATCATCTGATGACTCTAGGTGATTTGATAAAAGTTTTTTTGTAGCAATCTGACTATCGGAGTTTGTTACTAGTTGTACAACTGAAGACAATATGTTTGGGGTTGATGAAAGCATCGACTCAAAGACAGCCTTTGTAAAAATATTTGGATTCTCGCCAAAGAATATCGACAAATATTTTTCTCTTAGTTCTTCGACAAGTGACTCGGAGCTGAAGTAGTTTGAAGAGTCAATGTGAGTGATTTTGTACCGGCGGTCCTTTTCTAAGGTGGAGACTAAAGAGTGGATTAGAGAAGTTTTCCCTATGCCCCACGGTCCAGATATTCCAATAGTTGAAAGTTTGTTGTTTTCGTGCACTACCTTCAAGAGAAAGTCTTCCTTT encodes:
- a CDS encoding P-loop NTPase fold protein — encoded protein: MVPFLQKHSTSLLKSLLASFAILYGLSLFVDATKELSLALRLLSISSWSVLCFCLTYQVFTFSQNTKSLIANGFTYFLSNLMLVVDLYTSPPSQHKEIVYLIGMVSTVLGMIASINWKSGKAPQKIENFGLESIFDLRPFEITEGLSKDAGEKEDFLLKVVHENNKLSTIGISGPWGIGKTSLIHSLVSTLEKDRRYKITHIDSSNYFSSESLVEELREKYLSIFFGENPNIFTKAVFESMLSSTPNILSSVVQLVTNSDSQIATKKLLSNHLESSDDMYVIIYDDLDRLKPEEVVVALRLIGKIAGVPKIKQIVLYDRVRIESLLHDSSHGHSSFFAKYIDYELHVHALDYNQSNNQAKQYIMRVLEQEGMEHYLTEISKTNFESEYYYLLNNYRDLKQFAISLHSLLKFGAHKIHLQEAIKITILKTRFPKIYLDMFEPMPGDEDKFVALYQSIYGNQTHAAFTLVSELSNGENRHHLFKMINPIYTPIYQMDKSPPNAISWEGLKMIIDGLKDNPYSHHQEIPSYSFNYLTADQLSSNFIGIVQAIDRSLHPSFVALTMKKICHEKDGNTEWIYHSLREAISSTGIFKSWINGYLSARAKVAWTGELKVSIMSMLLFKRVYKPDYPVEFETIKANLFASLPNFSYEEVLSLDQNYFEILENESGLLRQYLDHMHIARTSILNEAQLDNLLEKYLEINGFNSNDDYINTARFMRMTSDSQHSLVTRLIEVNNGKYLNVIRVIKSFLKV